A part of Xenopus tropicalis strain Nigerian chromosome 4, UCB_Xtro_10.0, whole genome shotgun sequence genomic DNA contains:
- the ctrb2 gene encoding chymotrypsinogen B2 precursor, giving the protein MALLFLLSCIVLIGSTYGCGVPAIKPIISGYARIVNGENAVSGSWPWQVSLQDRTGFHFCGGSLVNNLWVVTAAHCGVTTSHRVILGEYDRSSSAEPIQTMSISRVFKHPNYNTNTMINDITLLKLSSTASFNSRVAPVCIPTSSEVFNSPERCITTGWGYVDAYSKLSPNKLQQVTLPLLSNTECQRYWGNKIHSTMICAGASGASSCMGDSGGPLVCARNGAWVLAGIVSWGSSTCSPSSPGVYARVSTLRSWMDQIVASN; this is encoded by the exons ATGGCACTGCTTTTCCTCCTCTCCTGCATTGTCCTTATTGGAAGTACTTATG GCTGCGGTGTCCCTGCCATCAAGCCCATTATTTCTGGATATGCCAGAATTGTGAATGGTGAGAATGCAGTCTCTGGGTCCTGGCCATGGCAAGTGTCTCTACAG GACAGAACTGGATTCCATTTCTGCGGCGGCTCCTTGGTGAATAATTTATGGGTTGTAACTGCTGCTCATTGTGGTGTCAC AACCTCCCATCGTGTTATCCTGGGTGAATATGATCGTTCTTCATCAGCTGAGCCAATTCAAACCATGTCTATTTCCAGG GTTTTCAAACATCCAAATTACAACACCAATACTATGATCAATGACATTACTTTGTTGAAACTGTCCAGTACTGCCTCTTTCAACAGCCGTGTCGCTCCTGTCTGTATCCCTACCTCCAGTGAAGTCTTTAATTCTCCTGAAAGATGTATCACAACAGGATGGGGATATGTTGATGCATACT cAAAATTATCTCCAAACAAGCTTCAGCAAGTTACACTGCCTCTTCTCTCCAACACTGAATGTCAGAGGTACTGGGGAAATAAGATTCATAGCACCATGATTTGTGCTGGAGCATCTGGTGCCTCCTCCTGCATG GGTGACTCTGGTGGACCACTTGTGTGCGCAAGAAATGGAGCTTGGGTGTTGGCTGGCATTGTGTCCTGGGGAAGTTCTACTTGCTCTCCATCATCTCCTGGAGTATATGCTCGTGTCTCAACTCTTAGATCCTGGATGGATCAGATTGTTGCTTccaattaa
- the ctrl gene encoding chymotrypsin B1 precursor: MAFLWLLSCIALIGSTYGCGSPAISPVLSGYARIVNGENAVPGSWPWQVSLQDSTGFHFCGGSVISDFWVVTAAHCGVTTAHRVILGEYDRSSPAEPIQTKTIAKVFRHPNYNSFTIANDITLLKLSSPASFSNIVAPVCVASSSDAFNGGERCVTTGWGYVDAASRLTPNKLQQVALPLLSNTECQRYWGSKILNTMVCAGASGASSCMGDSGGPLVCQRNGAWVLAGIVSWGSSTCSPSSPGVYARVSTLRSWMDQTIAAN; the protein is encoded by the exons ATGGCATTCCTCTGGCTTTTGTCTTGCATTGCCCTCATTGGGAGCACTTATG GCTGTGGTAGCCCAGCCATCAGTCCTGTACTTTCTGGATATGCTAGGATTGTGAACGGTGAAAATGCAGTGCCTGGATCCTGGCCATGGCAGGTGTCTTTGCAG GACAGCACCGGTTTCCACTTCTGTGGTGGCTCTGTGATTAGTGACTTCTGGGTTGTCACTGCTGCACATTGTGGTGTCAC AACCGCCCATCGAGTTATTCTTGGTGAATATGATCGTTCTTCTCCAGCTGAGCCTATCCAGACCAAGACAATTGCCAAG GTTTTCAGACACCCCAATTACAACTCTTTTACCATTGCCAATGATATCACACTTTTGAAACTCTCCAGCCCTGCTTCCTTCAGCAACATTGTGGCTCCTGTTTGCGTTGCTAGTTCTAGCGATGCCTTCAATGGTGGCGAGAGATGTGTTACAACTGGATGGGGCTACGTTGATGCTGCCT CTAGGCTAACTCCAAACAAGTTGCAGCAGGTTGCTCTGCCTCTTCTTAGCAACACTGAATGCCAGAGATACTGGGGAAGCAAGATCCTAAACACAATGGTCTGTGCTGGTGCTTCTGGCGCCTCTTCCTGCATG GGTGACTCTGGTGGACCACTTGTGTGCCAAAGAAATGGAGCTTGGGTGTTGGCTGGTATTGTGTCCTGGGGAAGTTCTACTTGCTCTCCATCATCTCCTGGAGTATATGCTCGTGTCTCAACTCTTAGATCCTGGATGGATCAGACAATTGCTGCCAACTAA